The proteins below come from a single Balaenoptera acutorostrata chromosome 2, mBalAcu1.1, whole genome shotgun sequence genomic window:
- the LOC103019378 gene encoding obscurin-like, whose translation SLSPEPKVVFAKEQPARSEVQAVAGASATLSCEVAQAQTEVTWYKDGKKLSSSSKVRVEASGRGRRLVVQQAGKADAGEYSCEAGGQSVSFHLDVTGQSWRRILS comes from the coding sequence tccctgtccccagagcccaAGGTGGTGTTTGCCAAGGAGCAGCCGGCACGCAGTGAAGTGCAGGCCGTGGCGGGGGCCAGTGCCACGCTGAGCTGCGAGGTGGCCCAGGCCCAGACGGAGGTGACGTGGTACAAGGACGGAAAGAAGCTGAGTTCGAGCTCGAAAGTGCGTGTGGAGGCCTCGGGCCGAGGGCGGCGGCTGGTGGTGCAGCAGGCGGGCAAGGCAGACGCCGGGGAGTACAGCTGCGAGGCCGGGGGCCAGAGTGTCTCCTTCCACCTGGATGTCACAGGTCAGTCCTGGAGGAGGATACTAAGCTAG
- the LOC130707202 gene encoding obscurin-like, whose protein sequence is PEPKVVFAKEQPAHSEVQAVAGASATLSCEVAQAQTEVTWYKDGKKLSSSSKVRVEASGRGRRLVVQQAGKADAGEYSCEAGGQSVSFHLDVTGQSWRRILS, encoded by the coding sequence ccagagcccaAGGTGGTGTTTGCCAAGGAGCAGCCGGCACACAGTGAAGTGCAGGCCGTGGCGGGGGCCAGTGCCACGCTGAGCTGCGAGGTGGCCCAGGCCCAGACGGAGGTGACGTGGTACAAGGACGGAAAGAAGCTGAGTTCGAGCTCGAAAGTGCGTGTGGAGGCCTCGGGCCGAGGGCGGCGGCTGGTGGTGCAGCAGGCGGGCAAGGCAGACGCCGGGGAGTACAGCTGCGAGGCCGGGGGCCAGAGTGTCTCCTTCCACCTGGATGTCACAGGTCAGTCCTGGAGGAGGATACTAAGCTAG